ACTTAACTTTTTGAATATTGCTGTCGTCTACATTAAGGACGAATACGAGCTGAGCAAAAATTATCAGACTGCCTCCAGCATTTTCAATCGTGGCAACGCCTTTGTCAAGGAATATGACAGTGTGGTACAGGAAGCCCGCAGCATCTTTGATGAAACCAGCAAGTCCGGCAGCGTGCCTATAAACGAAACCCAGGACATGGTAAAGGATACCATTGCTCCTATGGCCCGTAACAGCGGTGCCATCGATTATCTCTATGAACTCAATCACCGGGCCAATGATGTCTACAATCATTCCCTGCGGGTATCCATTCTGGCTGGTGTTATCGCCAAATGGATGCACTTTAACCGTGCCAAGACCCGGGAACTCATCTTAGCCGGTTTTCTCCATGATATTGGAAAATGCAAATTCCCCCAGCGATTGCTGGATAAGAGTATCAGTAACCTGCACGGGGAAGATTACGAAGCCTATATCAAGCATACGGTTGACGGCCAGCACATCCTGAGCAGCGTGGACGGGCTTTCTGATGGCATTAAGCTGGCAGCTATGCAGCATCATGAGCGCA
The Selenomonas ruminantium AC2024 DNA segment above includes these coding regions:
- a CDS encoding HD-GYP domain-containing protein, translating into MRAVSVEDLKPGMILARTLVNDDMVVVLSEDTLLTKAHITRLNFLNIAVVYIKDEYELSKNYQTASSIFNRGNAFVKEYDSVVQEARSIFDETSKSGSVPINETQDMVKDTIAPMARNSGAIDYLYELNHRANDVYNHSLRVSILAGVIAKWMHFNRAKTRELILAGFLHDIGKCKFPQRLLDKSISNLHGEDYEAYIKHTVDGQHILSSVDGLSDGIKLAAMQHHERMDGTGFPFGSTGPDIHEYARIIMIADLYDNITTEREGYIKQTPFAAIAQITENMYTSLDPEVCVPVLTHIKDAFLGSRITLNNGEQGIIAAYPNDFAAHPFISLTSSNEIVNLNEHPELVITEYNPK